In Fragaria vesca subsp. vesca linkage group LG5, FraVesHawaii_1.0, whole genome shotgun sequence, the genomic stretch AGGACTGGAGAGCAGGCATGTCAGCTTTAACAAAAGATGTTAGTAGGGGCTAACTAAAGTTTGAAATAGAACTTATTCCAAACAAACTAGTAGCATTGCATGCTTATAACATACATGGGAGAACGCATTAGCATCGGTGATTAGTTAAACAAAAGTTTGAAATAGAACTTATTCCATTGATCTACTTATTTAGTTCAGAAAAAAAATTCAAAGTTTTGACTGAATCCATAAGACTGATTTTTACTGCATGCGTCAGTAATATCCAATTGGCTTAAGTTTCTCAACAACTTCAAGCTTTATTTTAGATAAGATGAATTATCTCGCACAAGAATAAGATGCTTGAAGGCCATAACGTAGTACTGTCCACCGTAACAGATTATGACTTGGTATCGCACATAAGAGAATGAGAAAATTCATGTACATCGCATGAAAAGCGGCTTACAAATACAATCTATCATTAGTTTGATAGTGTGCCTGAAACCTCTCAGGTAATTAAACATGAAAGAATTAACTCATGCAAATGAATCGAAGGTTTCCATCGGGATCTTTTATCATGAGATGTTGGAGATGAACTAATATATGATGCATTCAGTCGAAATTTGGATTGAATGCTACTAGATATGACTGATATATTTACTGCGTTAGCTACCTCCATTGGCTTTGCTTGAGACAGATTGCCTGATCAGTTTGATATTTTACATTCACCTAGCCTATACTATGAAGAACATATTTCTAGTGTGGATTAGAAAATGAATTGAGCCAACTGACTATGTACCGGACATATATAGTTTTAATAAATTTAATTAAATCTGCCGGACATGATTGAAAGATTTAATTACTTGTTTGTCTAATATTATCTTAAGTTTCTCAACAAGCTAAACGAATCACTCGCGTAAATTAGTGATATATTGACATGTCTATATATCATAAATTTACAAAATTCTTGAAACATTTGCAATGATATTAAAATCATAGCTGGATTTCATCTCTGCTCCCCAAGATTAATGATCTCAACTGTTTAATTTCATTACTTCTAGGGATATACATTAAGCTGTCACCATGCATTTTTGGCTCATATATACTCAAATAAATCATCTAGCTATATATGTAGTCCTGTTATAAAATGGAATGAAATACAAATACAATCATATATATGGAATCCATTGGTTAATTTCTGAGATGAGTTTTGACCCATGAAAAATGCATCATAGTTTGATCAATTATTTGGTAGCTAGTGATTGATATATATGCAACTGCATGTCTTCTCAGCAAGCAAGTATCAGTTGCCTCTAATTTGTTTGGAAATGAATTATATATGCACAAGAAAGAACATGCAGCTTAGATCTCACCGCCATCACCAAGAACATATTGTAGCTAGGAGAATGGGAAAGCTCATGGAAGCTGTATGAAAATGTTCTACTGGTGCAATCACGAGTAGTCGAGTTTGGTTGTCCTAAAACCTCTCTCTTACCCGTTCACAAAGCTATGTCTATAAATTGTTTTTCACTGTATTTTGTTGTGTGATGTTGGAGAAACCAATCCGATATGGCAAAGCAAAAAAGACTAGCTAGTATTCTCACATTATTCAAAATACGTGATATTTGGGAGATCAAAATTAATTTGTGTACGTATTAAAAACAAAGTTGTTATATGTAGAGAAATCAAAAGAATTTAGAACTTGACCATTTTTTACTATGATATGTTTGCTCGATTCATATAGTTGTTAGTTGTAGTCAGTAATATACATAAGTACGTACAAAGTCTCTTAACAGTTTCCACCGAAACTGAAGACTTGATAAGATGAATACATATGACAACTCTATATGACACAGAGCAAGAAACGACGAAGAATACGCTCCATCTTCTTAGGATGAGGAGGAGGCGTCTGTGTTCGGCACCTGCATTTTCTCTAAAAAGAATGGCTTCCCCGCCCCTCTTTGCCTTGTAATTATTGCCGGTCGCCATTTTTGGCTGGAAAAAAAAAAATGTTACGAATTGGGCCTAAGCGGGCTAAGCGGATATGAGCCGTCTCTAGGCGGTTGATGCGGGGTGAGTCTCTACGGGAAGGGGGTCCATCATTAAAAGAAGGAAAAGTAAAAAATTAGTTGCGAATTGGGCCAAAGCGGGCTAAGGCGGATATGAAGCACCGCTAGGCAATCAAGCCATGATGGGCCTATACGGAAAGGAGGGGTCCACCATTAAAAAAATGAAAAATTAAAAACATAATAAAGGAGGAGTCATCGTCTCCCCGTCTTCAATGCGTGTCTCATCTCTCATGCAGGCTAGGGCAAAGGAGAAGAAGAATCGAAAGATTGTGAATTCGGGGACGATCGACTTGTTCACCTAAAGCTCGATCAAGACTGACAAGACATAATTGTGAATTGCCTACGATGAGAATAATGAGATTGGAAACTGGGAATCGAAGAAAATTTAAGAATTAGAAGAAGAATTGACAGGTAATTGTGAATGAAAATGGGGAAGAAGAATGGAAAGATTGTTTTGAATTCGTGCGGAGACAACTTGTTTGGTTCTGGGTCATAATCTCAAGACATAATTGTGAATTGATTTCCAAATTCCTACAATGAGAATGAGATTGGAAACTGGGAAACAAAAGAAGAAGTATTTACATGTACGTACAGTCTGCAAAAAAATTTAGCATGAGCAAAACACACGTAATATCTACGTTATTGATGGCCTATCATCAAGAGTATATATCGTATAGACTTCATCTAAGATGGAACTAACAAAAATAACTATATGTATAACGAGATTGGCACTTGGTAGAATTAAAAGCAGTAGTCACAGATTGTGATCCATTCTGCAAGGGAACCTGCTTCAAGTCACATGTGAACATAAGAGAGCAGCTCTCGGAATCGCGCCTCCACCAGGTGACGGTCTTGAACGTCTTTGGAAAGTAAAGCCTGATCAGAATGTCGTAGTGATTCCCTTTCCCGGACCACGCTGCATCATCAGTGATGCTAGTATCCCGCTGCAGTTTGAACGACGGCGTCAGAAGAGTCATGTTCTTTGGCGGTTGCTGAAAGTCGGCAATGTTGGCCAAAGAAGACGTGTTGTGGTAGTCTGCGACGATTTGACCCTTGTCGTAGTCGATGCCGAAATACTTGTTGGGGTTTCGAATGGTGATGTTGAGCTCGAGATTGTAGTAGTTGTTGTTGGAGGAGGAGTTAGTTATGTTGAAGTACTCATCGGTGAGGGAGGCATGAGTTACAGCCATCTTTATGTCATCTGGTCTGAAATTACGGATATCTGGGATAACTTCCCAAAGTATAAAAAAAACGAGTGCGATGACGGCGATACAAAGGAAACAGCAGGCGGTCACGATGACAGGCGGGTCGGAATCTGTACATATATTGTAACTCTTAATTAGTCATAAGTAACTTGAACTCGCTAGCTAGAGATTTATATGTGCAGATTAACAAATTAGATATGTTAATTTGCATAATGAAGAACATGACATAAGCGATTAATTATTTACTACCTTGATCATCCATGGTAGATCTTCTCCGCTATTCAATTGAGCGTACGTGCAGTTCTTTAACTTGGAGCTAATAAGAGTATGACTAGTTTAGCGTTTGGTAGCGTTAGGACCTAGCTAGAGGAATATATATATATAAATGTAACTTGGATCCGGACATTAATCCATATCCTCTCTTAACAATGATTTGAATTAGGCTCACTGGCCGGATTAGGACTTATAATCTGAATACGTATATGAAAAGAACGGGTTGTTGAATGTAATCCAAATTCAAATTTACATGAATGGTATTATGGTAACATGTCATCTAGGACTTCTCTTTCCAACTCGGCCAGATACTAGCGATCTTTGCTGCCGAAGTCGATTGGAACTTGTTTCGACGATAGAGCACGAAAACAATATCGTAATCAGCTGTATCGTCGCAATGGTTAAGCATGCAAAGATCCTCAGTCCAATCAAATATCATCAGTTGTTGTCCTTTCAAACTGGCAGTGTCATTTCAGTTGTGTTCTTTCACCCTAGGTAAAAAGAGCTCAAATTCGCCATGCCAAACCTGTGCTTCTTGTATTAAGCTAACACTTGAACATTGTCATAGAAGATTTTCGTTTGTTAGTCGGGGTTATTTGTGAAAAAGCAAATTAATTAGTAGCATTGCATACTTAATTAGAGAACGTGTATAGGAGAACGCTTTAGCATCGCTGATTAGTAAAAGAAAAGTTTGATAAACAACCTATTCGATCGATTGGTCTACTTATTTAACTAGTTTATAAGAAAAAAAAGACTCAAGATTACGACTGATCAATTTTACTGTGTTAGCTATATCCATTATATCTATGTACAAGCAAATTAGCAGTATTGCATCAGTATCGTTGATTGGTTTCAACAAATCTGACCAAATCCTACTAAATGTCGGATATATGCGTGACTGAGAATTACTTGGCCGGCTATTCCATTACCTTATGTTTCTCAACAACTTCAATAGATTACTTGTGTAAATTAGTGAACAGTTAATTGTATATGCAAATTGCAAAGACAATAAAATCGTAGACAACATGATCTCATGACTGCTAGCTCCTCCGATCCAATATTAATACTCTCAGTTATTTAACTTCATTATAATGATAATGGAATGAAGTACAAATAAGATCGATCTTATAGAATCTATTAATTGGTTTGTGAGAATATTTCTGACTCGGGCAAAAATTACATATTTGGTAGTGATTGATGCATATATTAGGCTTCGCAAAACGTCTTCTGAACAAGTATTAGTTGTCTTTAACTAGTTCAAAAATGAATTATTACCACAACAATCTAAAACAGGCTTAGATGCCATGACTGGCATCACTCATAACAGACCGGCTAGTATCACAATAGGGAAAGTTCACGAAAGCTGTATGAGGATGATCTACGAATACAATCACTAGTTTAATTTGGTTGTCTACTTGTCTTTTAAAACCTTTATCTTTCCGAGTCCACAAAGCTATGCCTAGCTCGTTAGTTTGGTTTCCATTCCCCTATAACTATCTTTTGTTGTGGGACGTTGGAGAAACCAATTGGATATGGCAAAACAACAAAGATACTCCGTATACATTCTTTGATCGTTGTCAATGGAACTGATTCCCATATCAGTCCATCAAGCTGCCCATCATACAGCTATGCTTGCCAAGCAAAGTGGGGATCCATTGGGATGGGCTGAAGAGAAACATATCTCCATATGGCTCTAATCTCCAAAATGATTGATTCTCGTGCCATTTGTCTTTAACGACTTAAATAGCGGCTGTGGATAGTTTCTTTCCATATTAAGGTTTTTTCGTTTTGCTATCTCTTTAATTTAGTGCAAGGATTTCCAATCCTTATACGTGTTTGTACTTTGGGCCTCTAGTTAGGGCTCCGTTGAGCTTCATCTCCTAATGAATTTCTTATTTCCAAAAAAAGAAAAAAAAAACAATAAGAGAATAACCAACTCAAAATTCAACATATGATGCGTATCAAATTTGCATGGTAATTTACCACACAGAATTTCTATTGCAAATAACATGGTGGAAGTGGAAGTGTGTGAAACTAACCTCATTTGTTAGCAAATTCAAACATTATTATAGGTTTCAGCTTTAAATTTCTAATAATATCCACTAGATTACGCTAGAATCTCAACAACTTCGATCAAACCTTAAGCTTGTTCATTATGTAATTTCTTCAACTGATTCGATCATGTCAATATTACTCACAAAAGATTTTGTTTGAAAATAGGCATCAAGCTGTTTTATCATAAGGATTAATAACTAGTCGAATTGGATCACAATTTGCAACTCCTTTAAGAATTAAGACGAAAAAGATGAGCCAAACTCAAAACTAATGGGAAGAAAAACAACCTAAAACACGTCCTAACCAAATTTGTAATAAGATAGATCAACATATGTACATGAGAAAATTACATAGTAGCACATGACTAAATTTAAAAACACAAAAACCTACTTGTAATAATTTTTATACAAATTAGGACATGGGCCTCAAGCCCAAAACCAAATAATAGCAGACCTGATCCAAATGACCAAAATGTTATATTTCCTAATAAAATTACACCAGATACCACTCTCACTCCGTTTCCTTCTCTCATTCCAACGTTTTGATTCTTCTTCTTCTTCTTCTTCTTCTTCTTCTTCTTCTCTCTCTCTCTCTCTCTCTCTCTCTCTCTCTCTCTCTCTCTCTCTCTCTAATCTACCANATCATCTCATCATCACATTCATCATGCTCTCTTCTCTNTCTCTCTCTTNATCTACTAGTATCTCTNTCATCACATTCTATCCATGCTCTCTCTCTCTCTCTCTCTCTCTCTCTCTCTAGCAGATCTCATCATCACAATTTCAATCCATGACACGATTTGATATGCCGCACCTCCATCACCACACCTTCATCTTCCATGGCAGCGAGCGCCTTGAACGACGAACTCATCGTCTTGTGTCACCAGACATGGCTGCCGATTGTGTCTAAGGAGTCGACCGGCATCGTGGAGAAGACCGTTGATATCCTTTCGCGATAATGTGGGGAGGAGCTTGCCCTAAAGACGGAATCTGTCGTCGGTCGTGTTTTTATCGACAGCTACAAGGTGGTGCTGCTATTGTCTTTATTTACCTACAAGGCGGTGCTGCTACTGTCCTTATTTGCCTGCTACAAGGCGTTGCTACTGTTTGGACAGATGATTTCACTGCTACTGTTTGGACAGATGATTTCGCTGCTACTGTTGGAAAGGTAAATTTGCTGCTATTGTTGGAAAAGTAAATTTACTGCTACTGTTAGAGAGAATTTGCTGCTATTAGAGAGAATTTTTTGCTATTGGTCAGAAAGTTAAATTTGCTGCTATTGCAAGATCTGTGGGTAAAGTAAATTTGATGCTACTGTTTAGATATGTTGGAGGGAATTTGCTGCTACTACAAGATTTATTGGGAGGGTTAATTCGCTGCTACTGTTTAGATCTATTGGAAATGTAAATTTCGAATCTAGTAGCAGCAGCAGTAACAGCGTCCTATTATTAGGTAGTAGCAGATTTCAAAGTTGGCATCCAGTCGGCAGTAGCAGCGACAGGCATCCTAGTCGACAGTAGCAGCAGTAGAATATGTGATTAAGGGTAGTTTCGTAAAATGTGTAGTGACAGATAGCATGTGGACATCAATTTGTCCTAATTTGTTAATTTTTGTCCTTAAATGTGTAAGATATTATGTAAATGATGTATTTGTAAACTGAAATTTGATTAGTAACTTTATAGTAATTTACTATATGTACATATTTTACAATCATAATGTACGATTTTACAATTAATCTTGACAATTCTGTAAAAACCATTGGGCTTATCACAATACAGAATGAATGTAAGGAAAGCCCATAACGCCAATATAACTAAACGTCGTCTAAAACGGGTCGGGTTCAAACGGCGCGCTTCAGCTCACCACTTTTCCCTCTCTCCCCAAAATCCCCAAAACTCTCTCCGGCACTCCCCACAGCTCACAGCAATGGCTAACGCCACCGCCACCGGCGCCGCCAGCAACGAAATCTTAATGTTAGAAGCTCCGCCGCAAGGCCCGTCGTGGCCTGGCCCCTTAACCAACGCCGAGATCATCGACGCCTTGCCGTACATCGACGAAGACTACTACTCCAGCGCCGCCGTCAAGAACGAAGTCGACCTCATGGTGGAGGAGGAGCTCCGTCGCAGCTCCAAAAAGCCTGCCGATTTCCTCAAAGACTTGCCTCCGCTCGCCAAGCCCGATTTCAAGGTCAGTAACACACACACAGCTCTCGCTAGGGTTTCAAATTTCGAATTTATCTCCTAGGGTTTTGAATAGCTTTGTGATTTCAATTTGAATGGACTCAGAATAATCCAGTTCTGGCGAGAGAGTACGACCGCGTGAGAGCTTCAAAGCCTCCGGTGATTCTTGATTTCTCGAGAGATAAGGCGGAGATGCCGAAGAGGAGTGATGAAGCTGCTTGGAGGCAGGCTCTTCAGAAAGCTCAGTGCTATTCGCAGCACAATGTCATCAGGTAATCTAAGTCTGAGCAATGCGTATCGATATGAATGCCTTGTATTGGATTGTGTATTTATATGTTTGACTTGGATTGTGATGGATTGAGTGACTGGTTTTCAGGTTGGAGAATTTGGAGCTGATGGATAAGTATGGCCCTGACGCCTGGATTAAGTACAACAATGTTTTGCAATCGCTTTTGTCAAGGTTTGTGTTACTATTTTTGGTATACGAAATCGGAACTTTGGATTTACTCGATCATAATAATTGTGTAGATTGATATTCTCTGGATGAGAGTCTGTCACTTATGACATATTGAAGTTTAACTATGTATTTTTTTTTTTTTTTTTTTTTTTTTCCTTGCAAACAAGTACTAGTTTCTTGCAACATGCATTTGATAGTACTTGACATGTCCATGCTGTTATTTTACAATTGCATTGATCTATGCAGATTGCAGAAATTAACTCATGAGCGCTCTCAAATGATTGGAACTGTGAATCGTGAAAGGAAAGAACATCAGGTGATTCAACTTTCTTACTCTGCATCCCTTATTTGATCTAGATGCTTTCTTGTAGTTTGATTGGTGAATTTATCTTCATTGTTGAGCAGCAAAACACTGCATATGAGCTTAATGCTTTGCACGCACAATGGAAGGAACTTTCTCTGAAGAACATAGAAATTCAAGCCGCGTGTGCTACTCTTGAGAATTGCATAGATGAACTCAAAAAGGAAGCAGCAGAGAGGTAATCTTCCATTTCCTTTCTGGTATATTTTCTCTCTCATTGATTTGTTTAGTTTGCAACTAATTGGTAAATACTGATTTCAGAGGCTGGGACTTCAGACCAACGGAGAATGGCTTGTTGAATTCTGAATGAGGAGGTATGCTTTGAATCAGATTTGGTGCTACAGCTCTGTCATCATGTGTCTTTGTTTTTTTAATATAGTTCAGTGTTGTTATTCAAATTGTCACCTACATAGGGTCCGGAAATGATATGTAATATTATGTTTCTTCATGATTATGTTGGAATTTTTTCCTTTGGGTTTCAAATGTAATCTTAAAGAATTGATTGTTTGCATCTCCCAGTCAATGGATCTGTCCAACCTATCCAATCTTACAAGTTTGCTTTCCAAATCTTGAAGATTTAGTTCTTTCTTTTTCATTTCTTTCCTTAGGCGAGTCATTGGGAAAATAGTAGTACCATATACCTAAATGGTACAGTGCTATTGTATATGATGATACTTCATCTGCAAGGACATGACAACTCTAATGTTAGATGTCTAGGTCATGCCTATATGGTACATTGTTGTGGCTCATCCATTGCAAATATAATGAACAACTTTTACTTAGTGTGAAGAAGGTCTCTCTAGATCCCTTTAGCAGTCCAGGATCCACAATGTGAACACAGAAGTTTTTTGTTGTCACCTGACAACTTGGCTATGTTTTTGCTCTCAGAAATAAGGATAAGAGTAAAATTCATGAAAGGTTTATGGCTCTAAGTTGCTTAATATTGGAAGTTGGCCTTGGTTTGCATTTGAAGTTTCGTGATGAGTTTTAATTACTCACTATATGCTTTTGAGAATCAAGCTTCTATAAATCTATAATGACCATAGTTGATGTTGAGACCTTCTGTCTTAAATGAAGCAGTGCTAATGCACATGTTAATTAGGATTATGACAAGTTTTTGAAGTATTAAGGTACTGATATGATAATACAGTCTGATGGCTTATTTGACCATTAGAATTGTAAACAGGTTCTGTTTGAAGACATGGAAGTTGGAATTACGCAAATGTTAGCCTTGATTCACATAGCTGGAATGGATACAGCTTTCTGGATGAGTGGCTGATATGTTATGTTATTGGCTAACTCGGAGCTTTTCTTAGTTGTTCCAATATGTTATCGGCTTACTCGGATTTTTCTGAATTTAGCTGTAATGATCTCAAAGAGCTTAATGGATCCTGTGTTGTTGTCACCACTAGGTCATGTATCAAGACCATAATACATGAAGTATTAATATGAAGGGTTTCCCAGCTTCGATATCCTTGTACGTAGGAAGCAGAATATGGTTGCACATTGTATTGAGTGATCTTATAATTCGTTTTATGAAATGTAGTGCTTTGACATCTCATCAGTTTCAGTGACATAACTCGGTTTAAAACGACGAGCCTCTGAAATAACATACAATCTAAATGCATGATTTCATTCTT encodes the following:
- the LOC101296780 gene encoding uncharacterized protein LOC101296780, whose protein sequence is MAVTHASLTDEYFNITNSSSNNNYYNLELNITIRNPNKYFGIDYDKGQIVADYHNTSSLANIADFQQPPKNMTLLTPSFKLQRDTSITDDAAWSGKGNHYDILIRLYFPKTFKTVTWWRRDSESCSLMFTCDLKQVPLQNGSQSVTTAFNSTKCQSRYTYSYFC
- the LOC101313985 gene encoding pre-mRNA-splicing factor SPF27 homolog codes for the protein MANATATGAASNEILMLEAPPQGPSWPGPLTNAEIIDALPYIDEDYYSSAAVKNEVDLMVEEELRRSSKKPADFLKDLPPLAKPDFKNNPVLAREYDRVRASKPPVILDFSRDKAEMPKRSDEAAWRQALQKAQCYSQHNVIRLENLELMDKYGPDAWIKYNNVLQSLLSRLQKLTHERSQMIGTVNRERKEHQQNTAYELNALHAQWKELSLKNIEIQAACATLENCIDELKKEAAERGWDFRPTENGLLNSE